The Candidatus Krumholzibacteriia bacterium genomic sequence CTCGCGCCTGTTCCTAGATTCCACTGAGCAGACGGGTGATTCCGTCCACCGCAATTCCCATGAAGCGGTCAACAACAAAAATAAAGACCGTGACCAGGAAAGTAGCAATAATCACCACGCGGGTAGACTCTTTGAGCTCCTGCATAGTGGGCCAGGTGACCTT encodes the following:
- the secE gene encoding preprotein translocase subunit SecE gives rise to the protein MIGKLRAYLREVWLEMGKVTWPTMQELKESTRVVIIATFLVTVFIFVVDRFMGIAVDGITRLLSGI